The Methanomicrobia archaeon sequence GTGGCATCGGCGTATATGGATAATGTCCCGATCTTAGTGATCACCGGGCAGGTAGCCACGAGTATCTATGGCAAAGGGGCGTTTCAAGACTCCACGAAGGCGGGTATTGACTCTGTTGCCATGTTAGATCCGATCACGAAGTACAGCACGATGATCCTCTCCCGCCAGAAGATGCCTGAGACGCTCCGCGAGGCTATTCGAATCGCCTTCAGCGGCAAGAGGGGCCCCGTACACCTCAGCTATCCGAAGGACATCATGGAAGAAACGATCGAAGATACCTTGCTGCCGGCAAAGCGGTATCACGTGGACTCGAACTACTTCGATCGCAAGCTAGTAATCGAGGCTGCGGAAAAGCTGGTGCGGGCAAAGAGGCCCGCGATGCTTTTGGGCGCCGGGGTGATCGCGGCTGATGCGATCATGGAAGCGCTCGAATTAGCTGAACTGCTCAACATTCCCGTCGCCACGACGCCCAAGGCGAAGGGCGTATTTCCAGAAGATCATCCGCTCTCATTGGGTGTATTTGGCTTCAGTGGCTCACCCGCGGCCGAGGAGTATCTGCTGGGAGGTGTGGATGTGCTGCTCGTGGCGGGCTCCAGTCTGAATCAAGTGGCAACGTTCTCCTGGGATCCGAAACTCCAGCCGACTGACTGCTTGATCCATATAAACATTGATCCCTCAGAAATCGGCAAGAATTATGTGGCGGACCTCGGTCTGATCGGGGATTGCCGTGCCGTGCTCAATGAAATTTCGTTCAGAGTTCTGCGGGAGTTACAGAAACACGACCCCAAGGAGGAGCGTCCGATCGAGGAGGTTGCCCGCTTTAAGGATCGTGTGGGCGTCTTCTACGAGCGTGAGAAGATGTTCTCGGATTCTGTCCCGATAAAGCCGCAGGCGCTGATGCGTGAGCTACAGGACTGCTTGCCTGAGGATGCCATCGTCTTCGTTGACGCCGGCAACCACACGTGCTGGGCGCTACATTATCTCCAGGTAAAGAAGCCGAACATCATTTTTGCGCTCGGACTGGCCGCGATGGGGTACGCCACACCAGCGGCGATCGGCGGCAAGCTGGCTGCGCCTGATAGGCCGGTTGTGGCGATCGTAGGTGACGGCTGCTTCCTGATGAACGGTATGGAGATCGCCACGGCAGTGAGCCATGATATCCCGGTGATCTGGCTCGTCCATAATAACGCGAAATTGGGGCTCGTGCACGATATTCAGCGCTTCAGTCTGGGCGATAAAACGGTATCCACCTTGTTTAAAGCAGTGGATTTCGCAACGGTTGCGCGAGGGCTCGGCGCCGCGGGCTACCGGATAGAACGTCCAGGCGAGCTTACGGAGATCTTACCGCAGGCTATCGAGCGTGCCGAGCCGACGGTGATTGACGTGCGCATTGATCCCACCGAAGTTCCCCCGATAGCTCGCTGGATACACAGCGTTGGGGAACTCCGTGCACGATTGGATGCATTTTGACCATGCATCTTATGGCAAACTGGTGCATGAGCGGTAAGTGAGCACGATTTCAGTGGTGTTTTTTTTTAGCGCGCTCTACCGACTCTGGTTTCTTTTTACTAAAAGGCGAAATACCCGTATTCACTACCCGCCATCCTGTTTCTGCTCACGAACTCAGACGAGGCGGCGATTTAAAGCGTCCTTTGCGCATCCGCAGCTCGTAATGGCTCTCGATCGTCACATTGCCCCGGTGCTGCTCTGTACACCTGCTCGGGCTTGAGCGCCGTCAACGTCTCCGCACTCGATGTCCACCATTTGCCGGGCGCGCACAAGCAGCACTTCAGCAAGCGCCTTGCCGGAACGCGGATCCACCACCGCCAGGAAGTCGCGCGCCCAACGGTATGCTCGTGGGCGAGTAGTAGTCCACCCACCGGCCTCTTTTTATCAGCACCTGCGCACTTCTTTGAGGTTATCGAAAGAACGCCTATCGAGTCAATTGCCCGTGATGGGGGGCAGATATTGTCGTGCGGTAATCACGGGTATACCCGTTCGCCTTCTTGAACCGGTGCTAAGCTTGCAGGAAGACAGGGCGATTTTCCACGTGGCGTGCTCACGCATCGTCTGTTCTGGTTGCAAGGCCGGGTTGGACGGAACGGATGAGAGCGGACACGCGCTCCCGGATACGGTGGACCCGTAACAACGTAACGGCGCAATGCGTGGTGCTTAAATAATTGATTAGCCTATTTACCACGAAGGATATGGTAGATGCGGTCCTTGAACTCTCTTTGAGATTGGTTGTGAACATGCTCGTGATCGTGGCGGTCGCGTTATTCGTTACGCACACACGGTACCTCGAGAAGGTTCTGCGGCATCAGTTCACGCTTCTCAATCGCGCGGTCTTCATCGGTGTCTTCGGCGCCCTCGCTATTTTCGCCACCTACGCGGGTATTCCAGTACCAGGCGCGATAGCAAATGTGCGTGATCTCGGCCCGATGATCGCGGGGTTGCTTGGCGGGCCGGCAATCGGCCTCGGTGCGGGTTTAATCGGCGGCGTGCACCGCTATTTCCTGGGCGGTCTTACTGGTCTTCCCTGCGCACTGGCTACGGTACTAGCAGGGCTCTTTGGCGGCATGATCTATCTGAGCCGTGACGGTAAATTCATCGGCGTTTTGGGTGCGGTGATCTTCGCAGCGCTCATGGAATCGCTCCATATGGGCCTGATCCTCGTGCTCGCAAAGCCGTATGCAGACGCAGTTGCGGTTGTCAAAACGATCGGCATGCCGATGGTGCTTGCGAATGCATTGGGCATGCTCATCTTCGCGCTCATCATCTCGAACTGGCTAAGGACGCGCGATGGCGTGTGCCTCCGCGAGGAAAGGAACTAAAAATGCTGTCCTCGATCTTCGGGCTCTTGCTGACACTGGCAGAGAAGATCTGTGTGCTCCTCGTCTTCGCGTACATTGTCAGCCGCACCACGTATTTCCAGGAGATTCTGGATAAGAAGTTCACGCTCAGGAATCAGGCGTTCCTGATCGTCATCTTCGGTGCGTTCTCGATCTTTGGAACGTATTCAGGGATACAGCTGTTCGATGCGATCGCGAATGTCCGGGATCTTGGCCCGATGATCGCGGGCTTGATTGGCGGGCCGGTGATCGGGTTAGGCGCAGGCCTGATCGGCGGTGTGCACCGGTATTTCCTCGGCGGCTTCACGTGCATACCTTGCGCGCTCGCCACGGTGCTTGCTGGCGTCTTCGGCGGGCTCATTTATATGGCGCGTAAGGGTGAATTCATCGGTGTGCCCGGTGCCGTGGCCTTCGCGGTGCTCATGGAGTCATTCCATATGGGGCTCGCGCTCCTCATTGCCCGCCCCTTTGACGAGGCCCTCATCCTCATCGAGAACGTCAGTGTGCCCATGATCTTTGCGAATGCCGTGGGCATGTTCTTCTTCGCGTTCGTCCTCTCAAATCTGATCCGGGAGCGGGAGACGGCTGAGGAACGTGACCGTTACCATGCGGAGCTGGAGCGCAAGCGGCAGGAATTGAAGATCGCGCACGAGATCCAGCAGAGTTTCCTGCCTGAGGCGATACCACTATTGAAGGGCTTCGAGCTCGCGGCTCTGAATCTTCCCGCGCGTGAAGTGGGCGGTGATTTCTACGATTTCATACCCATTGCGGAAGACAAAATCGGGGTCACCATCGCGGACGTTTCCGGTAAGGGCGTGCCCGCGGCACTCTTCATGGCGCTTTCGCGTACCGTTGTCCGGACGAAAGCGCGCGGTAATCCGAGCGTTGCGGAGGTGATCGAAGCGGCGAACAGTAGTATCTCTGCGGATTCGAAATCGGGCATGTTTGTCACCCTGTTCTATGCGATCCTGGACTTGAAGGCGCGAACGCTGACGTACGTCAACGCGGGCCACAACCCGCCGGCGCTCTTCCGTGCGCTGAGCAGCGACATCATTCTGCTTAAGGCCCGTGGCATTGCGCTCGGCGCGCTCGACGAGATCGCTCTGGAGGAGCGCACGATGCAATTGGACCGCGGTGACACGGTGGTCTTCTACACCGATGGTGTAACGGAGGCGGTGAACGAGCGTGAGGAGCAGTTTGGTGAGGAGCGCCTGGTTGCTCTCATTACCGAGTGTCACGGATTAACAGCGGACGCGCTCGTGGAGCGGATAAAGAGCGAGGT is a genomic window containing:
- a CDS encoding stage II sporulation protein E; the encoded protein is MLSSIFGLLLTLAEKICVLLVFAYIVSRTTYFQEILDKKFTLRNQAFLIVIFGAFSIFGTYSGIQLFDAIANVRDLGPMIAGLIGGPVIGLGAGLIGGVHRYFLGGFTCIPCALATVLAGVFGGLIYMARKGEFIGVPGAVAFAVLMESFHMGLALLIARPFDEALILIENVSVPMIFANAVGMFFFAFVLSNLIRERETAEERDRYHAELERKRQELKIAHEIQQSFLPEAIPLLKGFELAALNLPAREVGGDFYDFIPIAEDKIGVTIADVSGKGVPAALFMALSRTVVRTKARGNPSVAEVIEAANSSISADSKSGMFVTLFYAILDLKARTLTYVNAGHNPPALFRALSSDIILLKARGIALGALDEIALEERTMQLDRGDTVVFYTDGVTEAVNEREEQFGEERLVALITECHGLTADALVERIKSEVVAFCGGAPQFDDITVMVLKAGEVEDA
- a CDS encoding thiamine pyrophosphate-binding protein; translation: MKITTAELLLRYLEGEGVEYIFGVPGLSLLPFYAAVNKQDAIKLILAKHEEGAAFMADGYARVSRKLGVCYATSGPGTTNLITGVASAYMDNVPILVITGQVATSIYGKGAFQDSTKAGIDSVAMLDPITKYSTMILSRQKMPETLREAIRIAFSGKRGPVHLSYPKDIMEETIEDTLLPAKRYHVDSNYFDRKLVIEAAEKLVRAKRPAMLLGAGVIAADAIMEALELAELLNIPVATTPKAKGVFPEDHPLSLGVFGFSGSPAAEEYLLGGVDVLLVAGSSLNQVATFSWDPKLQPTDCLIHINIDPSEIGKNYVADLGLIGDCRAVLNEISFRVLRELQKHDPKEERPIEEVARFKDRVGVFYEREKMFSDSVPIKPQALMRELQDCLPEDAIVFVDAGNHTCWALHYLQVKKPNIIFALGLAAMGYATPAAIGGKLAAPDRPVVAIVGDGCFLMNGMEIATAVSHDIPVIWLVHNNAKLGLVHDIQRFSLGDKTVSTLFKAVDFATVARGLGAAGYRIERPGELTEILPQAIERAEPTVIDVRIDPTEVPPIARWIHSVGELRARLDAF